A genomic window from Pseudomonadota bacterium includes:
- a CDS encoding TPM domain-containing protein: MNTRTRFFFWLALLLCCCLPVTYASAIQLPEQPDHYVVDQADLVDSATEQKINGYLQELEQKTSAQMVVLTIPSLEGESLEDFSLHVAHDRWKLGQKGKDNGVLLLISSGDRKYRFEIGYGLEGVLPDSFVGSLGRTYLVPFFRRGEYNKGIYAAVLAVAREVATDADVSVTGMPKLKNHPGQHSTSRRKPSLFSKIISLLFLIVLVIIFIKNPRLFLMLLLFSAMGGRRGSWGGSGGGGFGGFGGGGGGGFGGGGASGGW; this comes from the coding sequence ATGAACACCAGAACTAGGTTTTTTTTCTGGCTTGCCCTGCTGTTATGCTGCTGTTTGCCGGTCACTTACGCGTCCGCTATCCAGCTGCCGGAACAGCCAGACCACTATGTAGTTGACCAGGCCGACCTGGTTGATTCAGCCACTGAGCAGAAAATCAACGGTTACCTGCAGGAACTGGAACAAAAAACCAGCGCCCAGATGGTGGTTCTTACCATTCCCAGTCTGGAGGGAGAATCCCTGGAAGATTTTTCCCTGCACGTTGCCCACGATCGCTGGAAACTGGGACAAAAAGGGAAAGACAACGGGGTCCTGCTGTTGATTTCAAGCGGAGATCGAAAGTACCGCTTTGAAATCGGCTATGGTCTCGAAGGAGTATTACCGGACAGCTTTGTCGGCAGTCTCGGACGCACCTACCTGGTACCGTTTTTCCGCCGGGGGGAATATAATAAAGGAATTTATGCCGCCGTACTGGCTGTGGCCCGTGAGGTTGCCACTGATGCCGACGTGAGCGTCACCGGGATGCCGAAGCTGAAAAACCATCCCGGGCAGCATTCAACCTCTCGCCGCAAGCCAAGCCTGTTCAGTAAAATTATCTCGCTGCTGTTCCTGATTGTCCTGGTTATCATATTTATCAAGAATCCTCGGCTTTTCCTGATGCTCCTGCTTTTTTCCGCCATGGGCGGCAGGCGCGGCTCCTGGGGTGGATCTGGTGGCGGCGGCTTCGGTGGTTTTGGCGGTGGCGGCGGCGGAGGCTTCGGCGGTGGAGGGGCTTCCGGCGGCTGGTAA